From a region of the Streptomyces tirandamycinicus genome:
- a CDS encoding mechanosensitive ion channel family protein translates to MTRALTLHDLIVAGIALAAGTAAALLLRVILRWLGVRAGRTKWSGDDIIVDGLRTIVPWAALTGGAAVAASALPLTARVGRNVTLTLTAVLILAATVTAARVVAGMVRALAQSRSGVAGSATIFVNITRVVVLAMGFLVMLETLGVSIAPLLTALGVGGLAVALALQDTLANLFAGVHILASRTVQPGHYIKLSSGEEGYVVDINWRNTVVRTLSDNLVIIPNTKLSGTNMTNYHRPEQHMSLNVQVGVGYDSDLEHVERVTTEVVKGVMADVEGGLPDHEPLVRFHTFGDSRIGFTVILGVGEFSDQYRIRHEFIKRLHRRYRSEGISVPAPRRIVSVHQTEIPQPELPIPGPRLATDAMTTPVNPTPPV, encoded by the coding sequence GTGACCCGTGCCCTCACCCTGCACGACCTGATCGTCGCCGGTATCGCACTGGCGGCCGGCACGGCGGCCGCCCTGCTGCTCCGGGTGATCCTGAGATGGCTCGGGGTACGGGCCGGGAGAACGAAGTGGAGCGGCGACGACATCATCGTCGACGGGCTGCGGACGATCGTCCCCTGGGCCGCGCTGACCGGCGGCGCGGCGGTGGCCGCCTCGGCGCTTCCGCTGACGGCCCGGGTCGGGCGCAATGTGACCCTGACCCTGACCGCGGTGCTGATCCTGGCGGCGACGGTCACCGCCGCGCGGGTCGTGGCGGGCATGGTGAGGGCCCTGGCGCAGTCCAGGTCGGGCGTCGCCGGCTCGGCCACGATCTTCGTGAACATCACCCGCGTCGTCGTGCTGGCCATGGGCTTCCTGGTGATGCTGGAGACGCTGGGCGTCTCCATAGCGCCATTGCTCACGGCGCTGGGCGTCGGCGGTCTGGCGGTGGCGCTGGCCCTGCAGGACACCCTGGCCAATCTCTTCGCGGGCGTGCACATCCTCGCCTCCCGCACGGTGCAGCCGGGCCACTACATCAAGCTCAGCAGCGGCGAGGAGGGCTACGTCGTCGACATCAACTGGCGCAACACCGTCGTGCGTACGCTCTCGGACAACCTCGTGATCATCCCCAACACGAAGCTGTCCGGCACCAATATGACCAACTACCACCGTCCCGAGCAGCACATGTCACTCAACGTGCAGGTGGGGGTCGGGTACGACAGCGACCTCGAGCATGTCGAGCGGGTCACGACCGAGGTCGTGAAGGGCGTCATGGCCGATGTCGAGGGCGGCCTGCCCGACCATGAGCCCCTCGTCCGTTTCCACACGTTCGGCGACTCCCGGATCGGGTTCACGGTGATCCTCGGCGTCGGCGAGTTCAGCGACCAGTACCGGATCCGGCACGAGTTCATCAAGCGGCTGCACCGGCGCTACCGGTCGGAAGGCATCAGTGTGCCCGCGCCCCGGCGCATCGTCTCCGTGCACCAGACGGAGATCCCGCAGCCCGAGTTGCCGATCCCCGGTCCGCGCCTCGCCACCGACGCGATGACCACGCCGGTGAACCCGACGCCGCCGGTGTGA
- a CDS encoding cation:proton antiporter regulatory subunit, with protein MSTTPLPGIGVQYDLTTREHRHLSVIAHRDGTRTVNVYRADDPDACAQSLHLSPTETASLIDALMPDHHSPTVLHTTDLGLVAERIELSAHSHWNGRVLGEMRMRTDTGASVVAVLRRAEAIPSPAPDFRLAGGDTLIVIGTREGVEAAAALLGRE; from the coding sequence ATGAGCACCACGCCGCTGCCCGGCATCGGTGTCCAGTACGACCTCACCACACGTGAACACCGGCATCTGTCGGTGATCGCCCACCGGGACGGCACCAGGACGGTGAACGTCTACCGGGCCGACGACCCCGACGCCTGCGCCCAGTCCCTGCACCTCTCGCCGACGGAGACCGCGTCGCTCATCGACGCGCTGATGCCGGACCACCACAGCCCCACCGTGCTCCACACCACGGACCTCGGACTGGTCGCGGAGCGTATCGAGCTGTCCGCCCACTCGCACTGGAACGGACGGGTACTCGGCGAGATGCGGATGCGGACCGACACCGGCGCGTCCGTGGTGGCCGTGCTGCGCAGGGCGGAGGCGATCCCGTCGCCGGCGCCCGACTTCCGCCTCGCGGGCGGCGACACGCTCATCGTCATCGGTACCCGTGAGGGCGTCGAGGCGGCGGCGGCCCTCCTCGGACGGGAGTGA
- a CDS encoding cation:proton antiporter, with protein MHSALFLIEFGAIILGLGLLGRVAGRFRFSPIPLYLLAGLAFGEGGLLPLGASEEFVAIGAEIGVILLLLMLGLEYTASDLVSNLKTQYPAGLVDFVLNAVPGAVAALLLGWGPVAAVVLAGVTWISSSGVIAKVMGDLGRIGNRETPVILSILVLEDLAMAVYLPIVTALLAGVGLAAGSITLAIALGVAGVVLFVALRYGRVISRFVSSDDPEKLLLVVLGLTLLVAGIAQQLQVSAAVGAFLVGIALSGEVAEGAHTLLSPLRDLFAAVFFVFFGLHTDPASIPPVILPAFALAVVTACTKVATGYWAARRAGVGVRGRWRAGGTLVARGEFSIVIAGLAVTAGIEPALGPLATAYVLILVVVGPLTARYTEPLAARLSRLTGPGEPSGAAPAVRRTPEPVTHGPVTHGPAGASVTARDAGPDREVPRDAAEAREALAAHDAVDRDSVDRDLVVDRGAEPDREALADPEALRDRDAVDRA; from the coding sequence GTGCACTCCGCCCTCTTCCTGATCGAGTTCGGTGCGATCATCCTCGGCCTCGGCCTGCTGGGCCGTGTCGCCGGCCGCTTCCGGTTCTCCCCGATCCCGCTCTACCTGCTCGCCGGTCTGGCCTTCGGCGAGGGCGGGCTGCTGCCACTCGGCGCGAGCGAGGAGTTCGTCGCGATCGGCGCCGAGATAGGCGTCATCCTGCTGCTGCTGATGCTGGGCCTGGAGTACACGGCCAGCGATCTGGTGTCCAACCTCAAGACCCAGTACCCGGCCGGGCTGGTCGACTTCGTCCTCAACGCCGTGCCCGGCGCCGTCGCGGCGCTGCTGCTCGGATGGGGGCCGGTGGCGGCGGTGGTCCTGGCCGGCGTCACCTGGATCTCGTCCTCCGGTGTCATCGCCAAGGTCATGGGCGACCTCGGGCGGATCGGCAACCGCGAGACGCCGGTGATCCTGAGCATCCTCGTCCTGGAGGACCTGGCGATGGCGGTCTATCTGCCGATCGTCACGGCCCTGCTGGCGGGGGTGGGCCTCGCCGCGGGCAGCATCACCCTCGCGATCGCCCTCGGTGTGGCCGGAGTGGTGCTCTTCGTGGCGCTGCGCTACGGCAGGGTCATCTCGCGCTTCGTCTCCAGCGACGACCCGGAGAAGCTGCTGCTGGTCGTCCTGGGGCTGACGCTGCTGGTCGCGGGTATCGCCCAGCAACTGCAGGTCTCCGCCGCGGTCGGCGCGTTCCTCGTCGGCATCGCCCTGTCCGGCGAGGTCGCCGAGGGCGCCCACACGCTGCTCAGCCCGCTGCGGGATCTGTTCGCGGCCGTCTTCTTCGTCTTCTTCGGCCTGCACACCGACCCCGCCAGCATCCCGCCGGTCATCCTGCCGGCGTTCGCCCTGGCCGTCGTCACGGCCTGCACCAAGGTCGCGACCGGCTACTGGGCCGCCAGGCGGGCCGGGGTCGGTGTCAGGGGACGCTGGCGCGCGGGCGGCACGCTGGTGGCCCGGGGCGAGTTCTCCATCGTCATCGCCGGCCTGGCCGTCACCGCCGGCATCGAACCGGCACTGGGCCCGCTCGCCACCGCGTACGTCCTCATCCTCGTCGTCGTCGGCCCCCTCACCGCCCGCTACACCGAGCCCCTCGCCGCCCGCCTCAGCCGGCTGACCGGGCCCGGTGAACCGTCGGGGGCGGCTCCGGCGGTACGGCGGACTCCGGAGCCGGTCACCCATGGTCCGGTCACCCATGGTCCGGCCGGCGCATCCGTGACGGCCCGCGACGCGGGGCCGGACCGGGAGGTGCCGCGGGACGCGGCGGAAGCCCGGGAGGCGCTGGCGGCCCACGATGCGGTGGACCGCGACTCGGTGGACCGCGACTTGGTGGTGGATCGTGGTGCGGAGCCGGACCGGGAGGCACTGGCGGATCCCGAGGCACTGCGGGACCGGGACGCCGTGGACCGCGCCTGA
- a CDS encoding SDR family oxidoreductase, with translation MAARNPERRDPVTAHPQPEFPDQKQAHPGWTGPMDPPPDHGESSYVGHGLLQDRASVVTGGDSGIGRAVALAYAREGADVLFTYLPEEEGDARETARLVEEAGRRAVAVSCDIREEAQCRALIERAVEEFGRIDVLVNNAAYQMSQPDGIGAISTEQFDRVMRTNLYGMFWLSQSALPHIPRGGSIINTTSVQAYKPSPHLLDYAMSKGAIVTFTQGLARMVAEDGVRVNAVAPGPVWTPLIPATMPDTREFGEQSPLGRPAQPVEMSPAYVFLASDRARFITAEILNATGGTPLP, from the coding sequence ATGGCAGCGAGGAATCCCGAGCGGCGCGACCCTGTCACCGCTCACCCGCAGCCGGAATTCCCTGATCAGAAGCAGGCCCATCCCGGATGGACGGGGCCCATGGATCCGCCCCCGGACCACGGCGAGTCGTCCTACGTGGGACACGGCCTGCTTCAGGACCGCGCGTCGGTGGTGACCGGCGGCGATTCGGGCATCGGCAGGGCTGTCGCACTGGCCTACGCGCGCGAGGGTGCCGACGTGCTCTTCACATATCTCCCGGAGGAGGAGGGGGATGCCCGTGAGACGGCCCGGCTCGTGGAGGAGGCGGGCCGCAGGGCGGTGGCGGTGAGCTGCGACATCCGTGAGGAGGCCCAGTGCCGGGCCCTGATCGAACGGGCCGTCGAGGAGTTCGGCCGCATCGACGTCCTGGTCAACAACGCCGCGTATCAGATGTCGCAGCCGGACGGTATCGGCGCGATCTCGACGGAGCAGTTCGACCGGGTGATGCGGACCAACCTCTACGGCATGTTCTGGCTGTCGCAGTCGGCCCTGCCGCACATCCCCCGGGGCGGCAGCATCATCAACACCACCTCCGTGCAGGCGTACAAGCCCAGTCCGCACCTACTGGACTACGCGATGAGCAAGGGCGCGATCGTGACCTTCACCCAAGGGCTGGCCCGGATGGTCGCCGAGGACGGTGTGCGGGTGAACGCCGTCGCGCCGGGGCCGGTGTGGACGCCGCTGATCCCGGCGACGATGCCCGACACCCGGGAATTCGGTGAGCAGTCTCCGCTCGGCAGGCCGGCTCAGCCCGTGGAGATGTCGCCGGCATATGTCTTCCTCGCCTCCGACCGGGCCCGCTTCATCACGGCCGAGATCCTCAACGCCACAGGGGGGACGCCGCTGCCCTGA
- a CDS encoding gas vesicle protein GvpG yields MGLLGELLLLPAAPVRGTFWVLRQVADEAERRYYDPSTIRRELAQLERRLEAGEISEEEFDRCEDELLDRLEKAAGAS; encoded by the coding sequence ATGGGACTGCTGGGCGAGTTGCTGCTCCTGCCCGCGGCGCCGGTCCGGGGCACCTTCTGGGTGCTCCGGCAGGTCGCCGACGAGGCGGAGCGGCGGTACTACGACCCTTCCACGATCCGGCGCGAACTCGCACAGCTGGAGCGTCGGTTGGAGGCGGGCGAGATCAGCGAGGAGGAGTTCGACCGGTGCGAGGACGAACTCCTCGACCGGCTGGAGAAGGCGGCGGGGGCGTCATGA
- a CDS encoding gas vesicle protein, with protein MTTPSRFPDPYGSGGSGANLADILERVLDKGIVIAGDIRINLLDIELLTIKLRLVVASVERAKEMGIDWWEDDPSLSSGARRRELADENERLRQRIAALEADTA; from the coding sequence ATGACCACCCCGAGCCGGTTCCCGGACCCCTACGGCTCCGGCGGATCGGGAGCCAATCTCGCCGACATCCTGGAGCGGGTGCTCGACAAGGGCATCGTCATCGCGGGCGACATCCGCATCAACCTGCTCGACATCGAACTGCTCACCATCAAGCTGCGTCTCGTCGTCGCCTCCGTAGAACGGGCGAAGGAGATGGGGATCGACTGGTGGGAGGACGACCCCTCCCTGTCGTCCGGAGCCCGCAGGCGCGAACTCGCCGATGAGAACGAGCGGCTGCGGCAGCGCATCGCGGCCCTGGAGGCGGATACCGCATGA
- a CDS encoding GvpL/GvpF family gas vesicle protein yields MTEVRYVYAVTRPFDGAGATLHAGPRGVAGAPARPLAHDGLLAVLSDVPAEEFSDAALRARLEDLDWLADTARGHDAVVSALNAVITPLPLRLVTVCLDDDGVRRLLDSGREEFTRALERLDGRVEWGVKVYARASEDPPGPPGARDVRADRVAPVDAGHPGARDDGRPQGGRPATGRDYLKQRMRRRDAAEGVWAQADAVSRALHTELSRYAEAERVHRPQDPRLPGAARGNVLNAAYLVPRENGEAFADQVRRLTPPGTGVRVELTGPWAPYSFADTTAVPGIEGGGAK; encoded by the coding sequence ATGACCGAAGTGCGCTATGTGTACGCCGTGACCCGGCCCTTCGACGGTGCCGGCGCGACCCTGCACGCGGGACCGCGGGGCGTCGCCGGTGCCCCCGCGAGGCCGCTCGCACACGACGGGCTCCTCGCCGTACTGAGCGACGTGCCGGCCGAGGAGTTCTCCGACGCCGCGCTGCGCGCACGGCTGGAGGACCTCGACTGGCTCGCCGACACCGCGCGGGGCCACGACGCGGTGGTGAGCGCGCTGAACGCGGTCATCACGCCCCTGCCGCTGCGGCTGGTGACCGTGTGCCTGGACGACGACGGGGTCCGGAGGCTGCTGGACTCCGGCCGCGAAGAGTTCACCCGGGCCCTGGAACGGCTCGACGGACGGGTCGAATGGGGGGTCAAGGTCTACGCTCGGGCGAGCGAGGACCCGCCCGGGCCCCCGGGCGCCCGGGACGTCCGGGCCGATCGCGTCGCCCCCGTGGACGCCGGTCACCCCGGTGCCCGCGATGACGGCCGTCCGCAGGGTGGCCGCCCCGCCACCGGCCGTGACTACCTTAAGCAGCGGATGCGCCGCCGCGACGCCGCGGAGGGGGTCTGGGCGCAGGCCGACGCCGTCTCCCGCGCCTTGCACACGGAGCTCTCCCGGTACGCGGAGGCCGAGCGGGTGCACCGGCCCCAGGACCCGCGACTGCCGGGTGCGGCGCGCGGCAACGTCCTCAACGCCGCCTATCTGGTGCCGCGCGAGAACGGCGAGGCGTTCGCCGACCAGGTGCGGCGGCTGACGCCGCCCGGAACCGGCGTCCGCGTGGAGCTGACCGGGCCGTGGGCCCCGTACTCCTTCGCCGACACCACGGCCGTGCCGGGCATCGAGGGGGGCGGAGCGAAGTGA
- a CDS encoding gas vesicle protein K — translation MSGRQVDLDPDTVERDLAQLVLTVVELLRQLMERQALRRVETGDLTEEQEERIGLTLMLLDERMDELLEKFGLRPEDLNIDLGPLGPLLPRDG, via the coding sequence ATGAGCGGACGGCAGGTGGACCTCGACCCCGACACCGTGGAGCGGGATCTCGCGCAACTGGTGCTCACCGTGGTGGAGTTGCTGCGGCAGTTGATGGAGCGGCAGGCGCTGCGCCGGGTGGAGACCGGCGACCTCACCGAGGAGCAGGAAGAGCGCATCGGACTCACGCTCATGCTCCTCGACGAGCGGATGGACGAGTTGCTCGAGAAGTTCGGGCTGCGGCCGGAGGATCTGAACATCGATCTGGGCCCGCTCGGTCCGCTCCTGCCGCGTGACGGCTGA
- a CDS encoding transglycosylase SLT domain-containing protein, with the protein MTVRTQSTAGRIARLRKLSVAGIATAGAAAAALTLAPSPAHAVEQGSAGLATSGAVAAEAPAKKEQKAKKGQKQYKDNLDGWIREALDVMKSEGIPGSYEGLHRNIMRESGGNPNAQNNWDVNAQNGTPSKGLLQVIKPTFDAYHVDGTERDMTDPVANLTAAANYAADRYGSIDNVDSAY; encoded by the coding sequence ATGACCGTTCGTACGCAGTCCACCGCCGGCCGCATCGCCCGCCTCCGCAAGCTCTCCGTCGCCGGCATCGCCACCGCGGGTGCCGCGGCAGCGGCCCTCACGCTGGCCCCGTCGCCGGCGCACGCCGTCGAGCAGGGTTCGGCCGGCCTCGCGACCAGTGGGGCTGTGGCGGCCGAGGCTCCGGCGAAGAAGGAGCAGAAGGCGAAGAAGGGGCAGAAGCAGTACAAGGACAACCTCGACGGCTGGATCCGTGAGGCCCTGGACGTGATGAAGTCCGAGGGCATCCCGGGCAGCTACGAGGGTCTGCACCGCAACATCATGCGTGAGTCCGGCGGCAACCCGAACGCGCAGAACAACTGGGACGTCAACGCCCAGAACGGCACCCCGTCCAAGGGCCTGCTGCAGGTCATCAAGCCCACCTTCGACGCCTACCACGTCGACGGCACCGAGCGCGATATGACGGACCCGGTCGCCAACCTCACCGCTGCCGCCAACTACGCCGCCGACCGCTACGGCTCCATCGACAACGTCGACTCCGCCTACTGA
- a CDS encoding extracellular catalytic domain type 1 short-chain-length polyhydroxyalkanoate depolymerase, translating to MLLSLFALLVALLPAPAQAASLTEVTGFGSNPGGLRMFRYVPDGLPSDRPLVVALHGCTQSAAAYDDETGWTRWADTWGFALVLPQQRSANNANSCFNWFQSGDFSRGQGEALSVKQMVDRMAADHGTDRSRVYVTGLSAGGAMTAVMAASYPDVFAGAAVVAGVPFDCARTVAAAFGCMSPGSDLGARQWGDKVRAAYPSYRGPYPVMAVWHGTADGTVAPRNMTELVEQWTDVHGTDAVADAEGTVQGYPHKVYRDGGGRAVVESYSLTGMGHGQPVDPGSGEAQCGTAGAYVLDANICGSYWIGRTWGLGAPDGGGTLPAPSAPAVTAVGDSSVSLTWGAVSGAASYRVLRDGAVAGTAPSTSFTDSGLSPGTTYTYTVSAVDGAGAAGAPSAPVQATTTGAPHACHTDNNYNHVAAGRAHQIQGTVYANGSGQNMGLYNVYVTHTLEETSPGYFVIADSGCPS from the coding sequence GTGCTCCTGTCGCTGTTCGCCCTCCTCGTGGCGCTGCTGCCCGCTCCGGCGCAGGCAGCGAGCCTGACGGAGGTGACCGGCTTCGGCTCCAACCCCGGCGGTCTGCGGATGTTCCGGTACGTCCCCGACGGGCTGCCGTCCGACCGGCCGCTCGTGGTCGCACTGCACGGCTGCACCCAGTCGGCCGCCGCGTACGACGACGAGACGGGCTGGACGCGCTGGGCCGACACTTGGGGCTTCGCGCTCGTGCTGCCGCAGCAGCGGTCCGCCAACAACGCCAACTCCTGCTTCAACTGGTTCCAGTCGGGCGACTTCTCACGCGGCCAGGGCGAAGCGCTGTCCGTGAAGCAGATGGTCGACCGGATGGCCGCCGACCACGGCACGGACCGCTCCCGGGTGTATGTGACGGGGCTGTCGGCCGGTGGTGCGATGACCGCCGTCATGGCCGCCTCGTACCCGGACGTCTTCGCCGGGGCTGCGGTCGTGGCCGGTGTGCCCTTCGACTGCGCCCGTACCGTCGCCGCGGCGTTCGGCTGCATGAGCCCGGGTTCCGACCTCGGCGCACGGCAGTGGGGCGACAAGGTCCGGGCGGCGTACCCGTCCTACCGGGGCCCGTATCCGGTGATGGCCGTGTGGCACGGCACCGCCGACGGCACCGTGGCTCCGAGGAACATGACCGAGCTCGTCGAGCAGTGGACCGACGTGCACGGGACCGACGCGGTCGCGGACGCCGAGGGCACGGTGCAGGGGTATCCGCACAAGGTGTACCGGGACGGCGGCGGCCGGGCCGTGGTGGAGTCGTACAGCCTGACCGGCATGGGGCACGGTCAGCCCGTCGATCCGGGCAGCGGGGAAGCCCAGTGCGGGACCGCCGGCGCCTATGTGCTGGACGCGAACATCTGCGGCTCCTACTGGATCGGCCGGACCTGGGGACTCGGCGCTCCCGACGGCGGCGGCACGCTTCCCGCTCCGTCCGCACCGGCGGTCACCGCAGTCGGGGACTCGTCGGTCTCCCTGACGTGGGGCGCCGTGTCGGGTGCGGCGTCGTACCGGGTCCTCCGCGACGGGGCCGTGGCCGGCACGGCGCCGTCGACCTCCTTCACCGACTCCGGCCTCTCCCCCGGTACGACCTACACGTACACCGTCTCGGCCGTGGACGGGGCGGGCGCCGCAGGCGCACCGTCGGCTCCGGTGCAGGCCACGACGACCGGCGCGCCTCACGCCTGCCACACCGACAACAACTACAACCATGTGGCCGCGGGCCGTGCCCATCAGATCCAGGGCACGGTCTACGCCAACGGCTCCGGGCAGAACATGGGTCTCTACAACGTCTACGTCACCCACACCCTGGAGGAGACCTCCCCCGGCTACTTCGTGATCGCCGACTCCGGCTGCCCCTCCTGA
- a CDS encoding GvpL/GvpF family gas vesicle protein — protein sequence MSTYVYGIARRSHPGPATELVGVGDPPLPVRTVAGGDLIAIVSDAPENLRPKRRDLLAHQNVLAEASATGAVLPMRFGGVSPDDDAVKAVLAERAEHFEQRLTALDGKVEYNVKASHDEEAVLHLILAEDSGLRAMSEANKAAGGGTQEQKIHLGERIVAAVQQRERIDAEVVHRELTALADSLSVGPDSTGWLANISCLVARDDADAFVAAVDRLAKDNPHLSLQLNGPLPPYSFVE from the coding sequence GTGAGTACGTACGTCTACGGCATCGCCCGCCGCTCGCACCCGGGCCCGGCAACCGAACTCGTCGGCGTCGGCGATCCGCCGCTCCCGGTACGCACCGTCGCCGGCGGCGATCTGATCGCCATCGTCAGCGACGCGCCGGAGAACCTGCGGCCCAAGCGCCGCGATCTGCTCGCCCACCAGAACGTCCTCGCCGAGGCCTCCGCGACCGGCGCCGTGCTGCCGATGCGCTTCGGCGGGGTGTCACCCGACGACGACGCGGTGAAGGCGGTCCTCGCCGAACGCGCGGAGCACTTCGAGCAGCGGCTCACCGCACTGGACGGCAAGGTCGAGTACAACGTCAAGGCCTCGCACGACGAGGAGGCCGTACTGCACCTCATCCTCGCGGAGGACTCCGGCCTGCGCGCGATGAGCGAGGCCAACAAGGCGGCCGGCGGCGGGACGCAGGAGCAGAAGATCCACCTCGGTGAGCGGATCGTGGCCGCCGTGCAGCAGCGGGAGCGGATCGACGCCGAAGTCGTCCACCGCGAACTCACGGCCCTGGCGGATTCGCTGAGCGTGGGCCCGGATTCCACGGGCTGGCTGGCGAACATCTCCTGCCTGGTCGCGCGGGACGACGCGGACGCGTTCGTCGCGGCCGTCGACAGGCTCGCCAAGGACAACCCGCACCTTTCGCTGCAGCTCAACGGCCCGCTGCCCCCGTACAGCTTCGTGGAGTGA
- a CDS encoding gas vesicle protein, which produces MALVDLLDRLLAGGVVIKGDLTLRIADVDLVRVDLNALICSVGPAVGSPFEDGRGSGTHEHPGGTA; this is translated from the coding sequence CTGGCGCTGGTCGATCTGCTGGACCGGCTGCTTGCGGGCGGCGTGGTGATCAAGGGGGACCTGACCCTGCGGATCGCGGACGTCGACCTGGTACGCGTCGACCTCAACGCGCTGATCTGCTCGGTCGGGCCCGCGGTCGGCTCGCCCTTCGAGGACGGTCGCGGCTCCGGCACGCACGAGCACCCCGGGGGTACGGCATGA